A part of Pseudoalteromonas arctica A 37-1-2 genomic DNA contains:
- a CDS encoding efflux RND transporter periplasmic adaptor subunit: MNKNIIALLVSLSFASSFVSTDVFASAEHGESGHKETEQHEQKQGPHGGFLLTDHKLTLELKLQEFAGNVELRVYGYKQNKPININDLNITMSLKRLVEGSQNIQFTAEGDYLVSTQSINEPHSFALAVTANYKGESISYEYDQHEGQTTLTERAIERAGIKTEIAQSGEVDITDTLFGVIAPTQHGTVEVMAPYTGLISDIFVSIGQNVKKGEVLASVTNRETLQNYPIKSPISGVVTEQYLKRGELASTSALMQVVNLDKVWVELSAFPENIEKLAIGQSAKVYDLHHHLNTQGKVFFIAPMMTGGHIARARIELNNPDGHWRPGMHINSDVSVAKINASVRVKPQAIQEFNGQPSVFVRKNNVFEVRPVTLGAKNSEWVEVLTGLNAGSEYVTDNSYVIKADILKSGASHAH, encoded by the coding sequence ATGAATAAAAATATAATCGCATTACTAGTATCACTTTCGTTTGCCAGCAGCTTTGTAAGCACAGATGTATTTGCCTCTGCTGAGCATGGCGAGTCAGGTCATAAAGAAACAGAACAACACGAGCAAAAGCAAGGTCCACACGGCGGCTTTTTATTAACTGACCATAAATTAACACTTGAGCTTAAATTGCAAGAATTTGCAGGTAATGTTGAGCTACGTGTATACGGCTATAAACAAAATAAGCCAATTAATATAAACGACTTAAACATAACAATGAGTTTAAAACGTTTAGTTGAAGGGTCGCAAAATATACAGTTTACAGCTGAGGGCGACTACCTTGTGAGTACGCAATCAATTAACGAACCGCATTCGTTTGCACTTGCCGTTACTGCTAATTATAAAGGCGAGAGCATTAGCTATGAGTACGATCAACACGAAGGGCAAACCACGCTAACAGAGCGAGCTATTGAGCGCGCAGGTATTAAAACCGAGATAGCGCAAAGTGGTGAAGTGGATATTACCGATACGCTTTTTGGCGTTATTGCACCAACGCAGCACGGCACGGTAGAAGTAATGGCGCCGTATACAGGATTGATCAGCGATATTTTTGTAAGCATTGGTCAAAACGTTAAAAAAGGCGAAGTACTTGCCAGCGTAACCAACCGTGAAACACTGCAAAATTACCCCATTAAAAGTCCAATTAGCGGTGTTGTAACCGAGCAATACTTAAAGCGTGGCGAGCTTGCAAGCACCAGCGCACTGATGCAGGTAGTTAACCTTGATAAAGTATGGGTTGAGTTATCGGCTTTTCCTGAAAACATTGAAAAACTAGCCATTGGTCAAAGCGCTAAAGTGTACGACCTACATCACCATTTAAATACGCAAGGCAAAGTGTTTTTTATAGCTCCAATGATGACTGGCGGGCACATAGCGCGTGCCCGTATAGAGCTTAATAACCCAGACGGGCATTGGCGCCCAGGCATGCATATAAATAGCGATGTAAGTGTGGCTAAAATAAATGCCAGCGTGCGTGTAAAGCCACAAGCAATTCAAGAATTTAACGGTCAACCCAGTGTGTTTGTTCGTAAAAATAATGTATTTGAAGTGCGCCCCGTTACCTTAGGTGCAAAAAATAGCGAGTGGGTAGAAGTACTTACAGGCTTAAACGCAGGTAGCGAATACGTAACAGACAATAGTTATGTCATTAAAGCTGATATTTTAAAAAGCGGCGCAAGCCACGCTCACTAG